ATGTAACTGTTCCATTGTAAATGTAAAGTCGCCTTCTAAAGTTGTACGAATGATGTTACCACTCATTAACGACTGTGTCGCTACACCTAAAAGACAAAAGTCTCCATCCTTCATCTCGACATGAACAGCTTCTGGTCGAATGGCAAACTTCCCACTATTTCCAGGCAATTTCGTTCCGATCATCGTCTCTAACACTTGTCGTGGAAAAACATTATAATGACCAATGAAATTTGCAATAAATTCACTTTTCGGATTCGTATAAATTTCTGTCGGTGTGCCGCTTTGCGCAATTTCCCCATTGCTCATAACAAATATTTTGTCTGATACAGCCATAGCTTCATCCTGATCATGGGTTACTAAAATCATTGTCATCCCAAGCTGTCGTTGGATCGCACGTAAATCGCTCTGTAATTTTTTGCGTATTTGCGCATCAAGCGCACTTAGCGGCTCATCTAAAAGCAACACTTTAGGTCGTACAATGAGTGCGCGTGCAAGCGCTACTCGTTGCTGTTGACCACCAGACAATTCCTTTGGATATGCATTCGCCTTTTCTGTCAAATGCACGATCGCTAGAATTTCCTGCACACGATGCTCCACTTCTGCATTATTTATTTTTTGCATTCGCAAGCCAAACGCAATATTTTCTTTGACGGTCATGTTCGGAAATAGTGCGTAGGATTGAAATACCATCCCGACCTGGCGCTCTTTCGGCTGGATGCCGCCCATATTTTTTCCTTCAATTTGTATTTTTCCTGCTGTTGCATCCGTTAGGCCCGCAACAATTCTTAAAATAGTACTTTTCCCACAGCCACTTGGCCCTAAAAGTGTAATAAATTGACCTTTTTCAATTGTCATTTCGATATTTGATAAGACAGTTGTTTGTTCATATTTTTTATGAAGTCCTTCAATTACAATATAGCTCATACATTTGTCGCACCTTTCGAACGATTCGTTAATATCGCAATAGCGAAAGTTAATAAGCCCATTAGAACGATATAAATAAAGACGACCGCACTGGCAATATGACCACTTGTACTTAGCTTTTTCATTAAATAAATTTGTACAGTTTCAAAGCGCGAGCCGACTACTAAATTAATTAGTACAAATTCTCCAAAGAGCACTGAAAACGATAATAACGCGCCAGCGAACAAGCCTGGATAAACGGTTGGTAACAGTATTTTCGTAAATGCCTGCCTTTTAGTTGAACCTAATAATTGTGCCGCGTCTAACAGTTGCTTTGCATCTATATTACGCAAGCTATTGCGAGTCCCTTGATATATATATGGCAAAATACCAATCACATAGGCGCCCAATACGACCAAAATCATCGGTACACCTATTGTTGAATATACGCGGATCAATCCAACGGCTAAAATTATTCCAGGAAATGAATACACCATAACGACTGCCACTTGAATCCATTTTTCATACTTTGGAAAATATAAAACAATGACAAATATCGCAGGCACAATGACGAATAATGCAATGGCGACTGCACCTCCAGAAAGCAAGACCGAACGTCCAAATGCCTGCATAAATGCTGCATCCTGGAACAGTGTAGCAAGCCACTTAAATGTCAATCCCTCGGGAAAAACTGTTTTATGCCACTTGGATGAAAAGGCATAAAGCATTGTCGCTACTATCGGCAATAGCAAATACAACATTAAAAGGAGGAAAACGCTATTAGCAAAATTTCTTTTTTTCATTACAATTTCCCCCTTGTTTTCTTTATGCTCCATTCACTTATTAGCATTGCGGTCACCATCGTTACTGCCAGCAATACTGCAATGGCACTTGCCAACTCGGGTTGAGCAAAAATATCTCCCTTAATCAGTGCTCCAATTCGTATAGCAACTAAATTATAATTACTACTAGTTAAGGCGTATGCAGATGCATAAGCACCCATTGCATTGGCAAATAACACGCTAAAGGTTCCAACAATACCTGGTAACATAACGGGAATACCAATTTTTATCCAAAATTGAAAAGTCGATGCACCTAAAAGCGCAGCCGCTTCCTTCCATTGCTGCTGTATACCATCATAAATCGGATACAGCAGCATTAACGCTAACGGCAGTTGAAAATAAATATAAATGAGCAATAAACCACTCCAGCTATAAAGGGAAAAGGACGATAATGCACCTATTTCCCATTTTTCAAATAGCAACGTAAATAGTCCACTATTACCAAGCAAGACAATAAACGCAAAAGCTAAAGGAATACCTGAAAAATTTGAAGTTAAATTTGTTATTATTAAAATTTTCTCCCGTACAGGCTGCGAAAAGTGCATAATCGCATGAACTGCAAACAACGTAACGATTAGCGCAACTACTGCCGAAATGACAGATAACGTCACACTATTTTTAAATCCTTGTAAAATATAATTATTCGTTAATACGGATTTATATTGCGCTAACGTAAATCCTTCGCTATTACTAAAGCTCGTAACGAGCATGTACAGTAATGGCACTAGGAAAAATAACATTACAAGTAACAGGAAAGGTGTAAGCCAGGCAAAAGATTGCCTCTTAGATATCAAAACTACCACTTCTTTCTAACTTAAAAATGGATAAACGTTAAATCTGACATGCACGCGTCTTTATTTTTTAATTAGTTTGTTGTAATGTTTGTACACCCTCTAATAATAGTGGAACCATCTCCTCAGAAGGCTCTATATTCATTAAATGACAACAGAGAGGTGCTACTTGTAGCTGAGACACCACGCCATCTTTTATACCTGCTTTAACAGCTTGGGAAATTACAAACATAGGTACATGCCGATCCTCAGTCGTTGACCCGCCATGATTGCCATCACTTGTCATCCCATGATCTGCCGTTACAATCACTTCGTACCCTTGTGCCATACATTTTGGAATAAATAGCGACAATAGTGCATCCACAGCCAATATGCGATTACGATATTGCGCTGAGTTTGCTGTAAACTTATGCCCATCATCATCTACATTCATCGGGTGAATATATAAGAAATCTGGTTGTTTTTGATCCATTAACCACGCTGCATCCGCAAATAAATGACTGTCAGGGTAATGATCTTCAAAATAGAACAAGCCATTCTCAATCGGAAGCTTTGTCTCGAATTGTAAACGGTCCTCCATATGCTGAAATGGCGAGCGATTATAAAGCTCACTGACCCAATAATAAGCTGCTGCTGCTGTAGAAAGACCATTCGTTTTCGCTAAATGAAATAAACTACTTTGTGTCGATAAGCGCACCGTCATATTACTCGTTACACCATGAACGATTGGTGGTGTGCCCGTTAAAATAGTTTCATATAAAGGTCTCGATAAAGACGGTACTTCAGAACGGACCTCGAAACGCGAAGCTATATTACGTTCTACTAAATGTTGCATAAATCCCATGTGTGTACATGCCGTATCAAATCGAAGTGCATCGATGACAATAAGAGCGACTTTTTTATTTGGCATGAATTAATACCTGCTCTTGATACATTTGTGGAATTTGCTTTGTTGTTTCTTCCCACTGCTTTTGATCATTAACTGGTTTTGCGTTTTTATACATTTCAGCTGGTAGTAAT
The genomic region above belongs to Lysinibacillus sp. FSL W8-0992 and contains:
- a CDS encoding ABC transporter ATP-binding protein, producing MSYIVIEGLHKKYEQTTVLSNIEMTIEKGQFITLLGPSGCGKSTILRIVAGLTDATAGKIQIEGKNMGGIQPKERQVGMVFQSYALFPNMTVKENIAFGLRMQKINNAEVEHRVQEILAIVHLTEKANAYPKELSGGQQQRVALARALIVRPKVLLLDEPLSALDAQIRKKLQSDLRAIQRQLGMTMILVTHDQDEAMAVSDKIFVMSNGEIAQSGTPTEIYTNPKSEFIANFIGHYNVFPRQVLETMIGTKLPGNSGKFAIRPEAVHVEMKDGDFCLLGVATQSLMSGNIIRTTLEGDFTFTMEQLHQRGQTLELGKNYKCYVAKEDVIALS
- a CDS encoding ABC transporter permease: MKKRNFANSVFLLLMLYLLLPIVATMLYAFSSKWHKTVFPEGLTFKWLATLFQDAAFMQAFGRSVLLSGGAVAIALFVIVPAIFVIVLYFPKYEKWIQVAVVMVYSFPGIILAVGLIRVYSTIGVPMILVVLGAYVIGILPYIYQGTRNSLRNIDAKQLLDAAQLLGSTKRQAFTKILLPTVYPGLFAGALLSFSVLFGEFVLINLVVGSRFETVQIYLMKKLSTSGHIASAVVFIYIVLMGLLTFAIAILTNRSKGATNV
- a CDS encoding ABC transporter permease, which encodes MVVLISKRQSFAWLTPFLLLVMLFFLVPLLYMLVTSFSNSEGFTLAQYKSVLTNNYILQGFKNSVTLSVISAVVALIVTLFAVHAIMHFSQPVREKILIITNLTSNFSGIPLAFAFIVLLGNSGLFTLLFEKWEIGALSSFSLYSWSGLLLIYIYFQLPLALMLLYPIYDGIQQQWKEAAALLGASTFQFWIKIGIPVMLPGIVGTFSVLFANAMGAYASAYALTSSNYNLVAIRIGALIKGDIFAQPELASAIAVLLAVTMVTAMLISEWSIKKTRGKL
- a CDS encoding alkaline phosphatase family protein, which produces MPNKKVALIVIDALRFDTACTHMGFMQHLVERNIASRFEVRSEVPSLSRPLYETILTGTPPIVHGVTSNMTVRLSTQSSLFHLAKTNGLSTAAAAYYWVSELYNRSPFQHMEDRLQFETKLPIENGLFYFEDHYPDSHLFADAAWLMDQKQPDFLYIHPMNVDDDGHKFTANSAQYRNRILAVDALLSLFIPKCMAQGYEVIVTADHGMTSDGNHGGSTTEDRHVPMFVISQAVKAGIKDGVVSQLQVAPLCCHLMNIEPSEEMVPLLLEGVQTLQQTN